CATCATCGTAAAGTTTCCAGATATAGCACAAATAATAGAACCTACTGTAAAAAATACCATTGCTGCTATAAATAAATTACGATACGTAAAGCGCGATACTAAAAAGGCACTGATTGGGACTAAAATCCCGTTTACAAGCATAAATCCTGTAATTAACCATTGCGCTGTTGAAGTTGAGACATTAAATTCATTCATTAATGGTGGCAAAGCAACATTAATAATCGTTTGGTTTAAAATCGAAACAAACATGCCAAGAATCAATACTGTCACAACTGCTTTTACATTTACATTTTCTATTGGCAAATGCTTTTTGGGTACTTCTTTCTTAGCTGCTTCTAATTCTACAAGATTGGAAGCTTTTTGTTCCGGTTGCTTCGTTTCTATTTTACTTACGGCTGGGACCTTCTCTTCTCCCGCGTTTGTTTTTTTCTTTCTAAAAAGACGATTTACCAGGAAGAAGACTATAATACAAAATATAGCATATCCTACTATTAAAGATGAGGACATTTTATCTCCCCCCCTTATTTATGAATACGAACTGTCACATTCATTCCAGGAACAATATTTACTGACTTACTGTGGTCTAAAGAAATTTTAACCGGTACTACTTGTGTCACTTTTGTATAATTTGCTGTTGAATTGCTTGATGGTAACATCGAGAACGTATTTGCTGTTGTTAAACCAATTTGTTCTACTTTTCCTGTTAATGTTGTATCAGGATACGCATCAACATATACATCTACTTCTTGTCCTTTTTGTACATCATCAATATCTGTTTCTTCAATGTTTGCTGTTACCCATAGATCATTCATATCAAATGCGTATGCAATTGGGCTACCTGCCCCAACAAAAGCATTTGTTGTTGCATTAGATTGTACAACTGTTGCACCTTGTGGAATTGTCACATCCATTGTTTGTTCACCATTTGAACCTGATGTCGTAACGGCACCTAGTTTATCATTTTCATTGTAGCTTTTACCTACTTCTGCTTGCCATTCTGTTAATTTCCCTGCTACTGGTGATGCAATTGGAATTACTTTCCCATCAATTTTCGCATTCTCTGTCTTTAAATAGTTTTCGGATTGGTTGTAGTAGTAGTAACCACCGATACCGCCGCCAACTAATACGATTAATGTGATGATGTTGATCATCACCATTCTTCGAAATTGATTCATTGCTTTTCTCTCCTTATATCGAATATAATTTTTCTCTAAACGATTTCTATCCTTTTGTTTATATTGTTTAATTATTAATTATATTAACAATTAAACAAAAAAAGCACACCTTTTGCATGATAAAGTAAGCTTTTCTATCCATCATACGAGTGGTGCTGTTTTCTAAAGGAATATCGTTTATAATTATAAATAATTATTTCAAATCTACAACCGACAAATTAAGCATATATGTTGTTTACCCAACATTTAATTATGTATATGTTGATTAAATAAATAAAACTCAACAAGGAGAAACAAAAATGTCTATTAAAAATACAAATGATCCACGTGTAAAACGAACGAAACAGCTCATACAGGATGCTTTTATTACTTTAGTAGGCGAAAAAGGTTTTGAAAATGTAACCGTGCAGCACATTGCGGAACGCGCTCCTGTTAATCGTGCTACTTTTTATAGTCATTATCATGATAAATACGACCTGCTTGAAAAAACGATTACTGAAATGTTAGAAACACTAACTGAAGCAATTAAACCAAAAAAGCGAAATAAAGAAGATTTTCAGCTCACATTTGATTCACCACACCCAAGCTTTTTAGCTCTATTTGAACATATCGCAAAAAACGAAAAGTTTTATCGCGTTATGCTCGGTGATCAAGCAGCTGGCAATTATGCATATAAAATGATGAAAACCATTCAAACTCATTTAACTTTAAGTTTATCCATCGCACAGCCAAATGATGAAAAACTTATCGTTCCACGTGATATTCTTATTAGCTATATCACTGGCGCTCACCTTGGCATCATTATGTCTTGGCTCAAAAAGGGAATGATTTACACACCTCACTTTATGGCACTTCAATTAACGCGTTTAATCATTTTAGGAGTACATACTGCAGCTGGATTAGAGCGCCCTTTTTAAATAACAAAAAGCGAAGAGACATCTCTTCGCTTTTTGTTTAATCAAATGTAATATTATGTACAGCCTCTTTATCAAGACGTTTAATCACTTCTACAATGAGTTTCACTGCATTTTCATAATCGTCACGATGCAACATAGCAGCATGAGAGTGAATGTAACGAGTTGCAATTGTAATTGCCATAGATGGAATACCATTTACAGAAATATGAATCGCCCCTGCATCAGTTCCGCCTCCAGCTACAAAGTCGTATTGATATGGAATATCTAGCTCATCAGCAACATCCACTACGAAATTACGAAGCCCAGTATGACCAATGACAGATGCATCATATAAAATGATTTGTGGCCCATCTCCCATTTTACTTTGCGCTTCTTTTTCTGTTACTCCCGGTGTATCGCCAGCAATTCCAACATCTACTGCAAACGCAATGTCGGGTTTAATATAGTTTGCTGACGTTTTCGCACCGCGCAGTCCTACTTCTTCTTGAACTGTTCCAACACCGTATACAATGTTTGGATGTTTTTCATCTTTTAATTGTCTTAATACATCAATCGTAATAGCACAACCAATGCGGTTATCCCACGCTTTTGCAAGCAGCAGTTTTTCATTTTTCATCACTTGGAATTCGAAATATGGTACAACTTGATCTCCTGGTCGTACGCCCCATTCCATTGCTTCTTCTTTGCTAGAAGCACCGATATCGATGAACATGTCCTTAATTTCAACTGGTTTTTTACGAGCTTCTGCTGATAAAATGTGTGGTGGTTTTGAACCAATTACACCTGTTATATCCCCTTTGCACGTTATAATTGTTACACGCTGTGCAAGCATAACTTGTGACCACCAGCCACCTACCGTTTGAAAACGAAGAAAACCTTTATTATCGATTTGTGTAATCATAAAGCCCACTTCATCTAAATGACCAGCTACCATAATTTTCGGACCGTTTTCTTCTCCTACCTTTTTAGCAACTAAACTTCCTAAATTATCTGTAGAAAGTTCATCCGCAAACGGTTCAATGTACTTTTTCATTACTTCACGTGGCTCACGCTCATTTCCCGCAATACCGCGCGCATCTGTTAGTTCTTTCAGCATTGTCAATGTTTTATCTAACTTTTGCATTGTCAATCCCTCCTTTTTCTTCATTTAACCTATTATATAATAAGTAAATTGAAATATTCAAAAAAACAAAGTGAAACTTTAATCAGTGGAGATTTTCTTTATGCTCCACTGATTATAAGCCTTCATCCATTAATATCCTTGCGTTTGACGTTGATGATTCACTTTATTTTTATCCAAATATGCTTTTTCAATTTCTTCTTGACTAAATTCAAGAACTTGTCCAAGACGAAGATAGCTTGTAAATAATTCGATATAGTTTGTAATAGACGGTTGATCCGTGAAACGAATTACTTTTGCATATGTGTCTAAGAAACTTTCCACCTGTGTTTTATTCGTTTGTGCACATTTATAAAATAGAAAGTTCTTATCAATTCCTAAATCAATACCAATTGATAAAATAAAATGTAAACCATCTACATATTCTTCTAGTATGACTTCACGTTCAGATGCTGGCTTTGTACTCCAATATTTAAAACAACGCGTTTCATTTGCAAGTTCTCCAATTTCAACAAGGAGCGCTAACATTTTTTCTTTTAATAGCTTCTTCGGCTGTAAGTCATGTTCTTTTGTAATATGATCATCTAATTCTTTTTGCAATTTAAATAGCTGTAGTAAATCCATTCCATCGTCCTCCTCTAACATCGCACAAAGACAATGTTGTTTCATCTCATATTTCACATAAGCTAAAAGCCCTACCCTTATTACCTATTTCGCTTTCTATTCCCTTATGAAATATCTTGTCCTTAAATCATGAATACATTTCAATCATCAGTAAATGATATGATAATACTTCTATATTATCTTTACATTATAACAGTGTCGTTTCTACTAGAAAAGATACCTTTCAGAAGCAATAAAAAAGTTAGAGAAGTCCCTCTTGACGTTTTATTACATAATTATAAAATTTATACACATTTTTCCGTTTATTCCATCAAGATGACGTGTTTCTATCATCGCTTCTACTTTTTCTTCCTCATCAAGTTTTTTGCGAGCTCTACTAAGGCTCCTTTTTCATATATCTACTTCTTTTCTTCATTTCCAGATAGGTTAATCTTAGGAACACATAAAAAAACCTTAGAAGAAAATCTTCTAAGGTTTTCAAGCAATTATTTTAAGTTGTTTTTTGCAACTGTTGCTAATTCAGCGAAAGCTTTTTCGTCATGAACAGCTAAGTCAGCAAGCATTTTACGGTTAACTTCGATACCAGCAAGTTTTAAACCGTGCATTAAGCGGCTGTAAGAAAGACCATTCATGCGAGCTGCTGCGTTAATACGAGTGATCCATAATTTACGGAAGTCACGTTTCTTTTGGCGACGGTCACGGAACGCATATAATAAAGACTTCATTACTTGTTGGTTAGCAACTTTGAATAAAGTATGTTTAGAACCGTAGTAACCTTTCGCTAATTTAATCATTTTTTTACGACGTTTACGAGTAACTGTACCACCTTTTACTCTTGGCATAATATTACCTCCTAGTGTGTTCTATATATCAACCGAACTTATTTTAAGTTGTCAAGCATTTGACGGATACGTTTGTAGTCACCAGCACTTACTAGACCAGCTTTACGTAGTTTACGTTTCGCTTTTGTAGACTTATTTGCAAATAAGTGGCTAGTATAAGC
The window above is part of the Bacillus cytotoxicus NVH 391-98 genome. Proteins encoded here:
- a CDS encoding HlyD family secretion protein → MNQFRRMVMINIITLIVLVGGGIGGYYYYNQSENYLKTENAKIDGKVIPIASPVAGKLTEWQAEVGKSYNENDKLGAVTTSGSNGEQTMDVTIPQGATVVQSNATTNAFVGAGSPIAYAFDMNDLWVTANIEETDIDDVQKGQEVDVYVDAYPDTTLTGKVEQIGLTTANTFSMLPSSNSTANYTKVTQVVPVKISLDHSKSVNIVPGMNVTVRIHK
- a CDS encoding TetR/AcrR family transcriptional regulator, producing MSIKNTNDPRVKRTKQLIQDAFITLVGEKGFENVTVQHIAERAPVNRATFYSHYHDKYDLLEKTITEMLETLTEAIKPKKRNKEDFQLTFDSPHPSFLALFEHIAKNEKFYRVMLGDQAAGNYAYKMMKTIQTHLTLSLSIAQPNDEKLIVPRDILISYITGAHLGIIMSWLKKGMIYTPHFMALQLTRLIILGVHTAAGLERPF
- a CDS encoding M42 family metallopeptidase — protein: MQKLDKTLTMLKELTDARGIAGNEREPREVMKKYIEPFADELSTDNLGSLVAKKVGEENGPKIMVAGHLDEVGFMITQIDNKGFLRFQTVGGWWSQVMLAQRVTIITCKGDITGVIGSKPPHILSAEARKKPVEIKDMFIDIGASSKEEAMEWGVRPGDQVVPYFEFQVMKNEKLLLAKAWDNRIGCAITIDVLRQLKDEKHPNIVYGVGTVQEEVGLRGAKTSANYIKPDIAFAVDVGIAGDTPGVTEKEAQSKMGDGPQIILYDASVIGHTGLRNFVVDVADELDIPYQYDFVAGGGTDAGAIHISVNGIPSMAITIATRYIHSHAAMLHRDDYENAVKLIVEVIKRLDKEAVHNITFD
- a CDS encoding dUTP diphosphatase; the protein is MDLLQLFKLQKELDDHITKEHDLQPKKLLKEKMLALLVEIGELANETRCFKYWSTKPASEREVILEEYVDGLHFILSIGIDLGIDKNFLFYKCAQTNKTQVESFLDTYAKVIRFTDQPSITNYIELFTSYLRLGQVLEFSQEEIEKAYLDKNKVNHQRQTQGY
- the rplT gene encoding 50S ribosomal protein L20, coding for MPRVKGGTVTRKRRKKMIKLAKGYYGSKHTLFKVANQQVMKSLLYAFRDRRQKKRDFRKLWITRINAAARMNGLSYSRLMHGLKLAGIEVNRKMLADLAVHDEKAFAELATVAKNNLK
- the rpmI gene encoding 50S ribosomal protein L35 — its product is MPKQKTHRGAAKRFKKTGSGKLKRDHAYTSHLFANKSTKAKRKLRKAGLVSAGDYKRIRQMLDNLK